In a genomic window of Saccharomyces paradoxus chromosome X, complete sequence:
- the ASF1 gene encoding nucleosome assembly factor ASF1 (Nucleosome assembly factor~similar to YJL115W), with translation MSIVSLLGIKVLNNPAKFTDPYEFEITFECLESLKHDLEWKLTYVGSSRSLDHDQELDSILVGPVPVGVNKFVFSADPPSAELIPASELVSVTVILLSCSYDGREFVRVGYYVNNEYDEEELRENPPAKVQVDHIVRNILAEKPRVTRFNIVWDNENEGDLYPPEQPGVDDEEEEDDEEEDDDEDDEDDEDDDQGDGEGEAEEAAEEEEEEEEKTEDNETNLEEEEEDIENSDGDEEEVEEEVGSADKNGDGNDKKRRKIEDQPTDIESTPKDAASSTN, from the coding sequence ATGTCAATTGTTTCACTATTAGGTATCAAAGTTTTAAACAATCCAGCTAAATTCACTGATCCATACGAGTTTGAAATCACTTTTGAATGTTTAGAATCTTTAAAACACGACTTAGAGTGGAAACTTACCTATGTTGGGTCCTCTCGTTCCCTAGACCATGACCAAGAATTGGACTCCATCCTGGTAGGCCCCGTTCCCGTAGGTGTTAATAAATTTGTGTTTTCCGCTGATCCACCCTCTGCTGAACTGATTCCTGCCAGCGAACTGGTTAGTGTGACCGTCATTTTATTAAGTTGTTCTTATGATGGGAGAGAGTTCGTTAGAGTCGGCTACTACGTGAATAATGAGtacgatgaagaagagttAAGAGAGAATCCACCAGCAAAAGTGCAAGTTGACCATATTGTAAGAAATATACTGGCTGAAAAGCCAAGAGTAACAAGATTCAACATCGTTTGggataatgaaaatgaaggaGATTTGTACCCGCCTGAACAGCCCGGTgtagatgatgaagaggaggaggatgacgaagaggaagacgacgatgaagatgacgaagacgaCGAAGACGACGACCAAGGAGACGGAGAGGGAGAGGCAGAAGAAGCGgcagaggaagaggaagaggaggaagagaAGACTGAAGACAACGAAACGAATCTTgaggaagaggaggaagacATAGAAAATAGTGACggtgatgaagaagaagtagaagaagaagtaggTTCTGCAGACAAGAATGGGGACGGCAATGATAAAAAGAGGAGGAAAATAGAAGATCAGCCCACAGATATTGAATCTACTCCAAAGGACGCGGCATCCTCAACGAACTAA
- the NCA3 gene encoding SUN family protein NCA3 (Protein involved in mitochondrion organization~similar to YJL116C), with the protein MKFSTALLLSSISSVALSAPAPAPADGHHEDHHKDEKPAVVTVTQYIDSNAATSTVESDATTTILPSSEKDTSEQKRDSGFQDGTVKCSDFPSANGIISLDWLGFGGWASVMDMDANTSSECKDGYYCSYACEPGMSKTQWPSNQPSDGKSVGGLYCKNGYLYRTNTDTGDLCSTDETSAKATNKKSDSIALCRTDYPGSENMVIPTVVDGGDSQPISVVDEDTYYQWQGKKTSAQYYINNAGVSVEDGCIWGTSGSDVGNWAPLVLGAGSTNGETYLSLIPNPNSNQAANFNVKIIASDGANVQGSCAYEDGSFTGDGSDGCTVSVLSGSAEFVFY; encoded by the coding sequence atgaaattttccacAGCTTTACTATtatcttccatttcttccGTTGCACTTTCAGCTCCTGCTCCTGCTCCAGCCGACGGTCATCATGAAGATCATCACAAAGATGAAAAACCAGCGGTTGTCACTGTCACGCAGTACATAGATTCCAATGCCGCCACTAGTACAGTAGAATCTgatgctactaccactaTATTGCCTTCATCTGAGAAGGACACTTCTGAGCAGAAGCGTGATAGCGGATTCCAAGACGGTACGGTCAAATGTTCAGACTTCCCTTCTGCCAACGGTATTATTTCCTTGGACTGGCTAGGATTTGGTGGATGGGCCTCTGTCATGGACATGGATGCTAACACTTCATCTGAATGTAAGGATGGCTACTACTGTTCTTATGCATGTGAACCTGGAATGTCGAAGACTCAATGGCCCTCTAACCAACCAAGCGATGGTAAATCTGTCGGAGGTCTTTATTGTAAAAATGGTTACTTGTACCGTACCAACACTGACACCGGCGACTTATGTTCCACAGACGAAACATCTGCCAAGGCTACTAACAAAAAGTCCGACTCCATCGCTCTTTGTAGGACCGATTATCCAGGATCGGAAAACATGGTAATCCCTACCGTGGTTGATGGCGGAGATTCACAACCGATTTCtgttgttgatgaagaCACCTACTATCAATGGCAGGGTAAAAAGACTTCTGCACAGTACTATATTAACAACGCCGGTGTGTCTGTAGAAGATGGTTGTATTTGGGGTACTTCTGGTTCGGATGTTGGCAACTGGGCTCCATTAGTACTGGGTGCTGGTTCCACTAATGGAGAAACCTATTTGTCGTTGATTCCAAACCCTAACAGTAATCAAGCTGCGAACTTCAACGTTAAAATCATCGCATCCGATGGCGCCAACGTTCAGGGCAGCTGTGCTTACGAAGACGGCTCTTTCACCGGTGACGGCTCCGATGGTTGCACAGTTTCGGTATTATCTGGATCTGCCGAGTTTGTTTTCTACTaa
- the RPE1 gene encoding ribulose-phosphate 3-epimerase RPE1 (D-ribulose-5-phosphate 3-epimerase~similar to YJL121C) has protein sequence MVKPIIAPSILASDFANLGCECHKVINAGADWLHIDVMDGHFVPNITLGQPIVTSLRRSVPRPGDASNTEKKPTAFFDCHMMVENPEKWVEDFAKCGADQFTFHYEATQDPLHLVKLIKSKGIKAACAIKPGTSVDVLFELAPHLDMALVMTVEPGFGGQKFMEDMMPKVETLRAKFPHLNIQVDGGLGKETIPKAAKAGANVIVAGTSVFSAADPHDVISFMKEEVSKELRSRNLLD, from the coding sequence atggtCAAACCAATTATAGCCCCCAGTATCCTTGCTTCTGACTTTGCCAACTTGGGTTGCGAATGTCATAAAGTCATCAATGCTGGCGCGGATTGGTTACATATTGATGTCATGGATGGTCATTTTGTTCCAAACATTACTCTGGGCCAACCAATCGTAACTTCCCTACGTCGTTCTGTGCCACGTCCTGGCGATGCTAGCAACACAGAAAAGAAGCCCACTGCGTTCTTCGATTGTCATATGATGGTTGAAAATCCAGAAAAATGGGTCGAAGATTTTGCTAAATGTGGTGCTGACCAATTTACGTTCCACTACGAGGCTACGCAGGACCCCTTGCATTTAGTCAAGTTGATTAAGTCTAAGGGCATCAAAGCTGCATGTGCCATCAAACCTGGTACTTCTGTTGACGTTCTATTTGAACTAGCTCCTCATTTGGATATGGCTCTGGTTATGACCGTGGAACCTGGGTTCGGAGGCCAAAAATTCATGGAGGACATGATGCCAAAAGTGGAAACTTTGAGAGCCAAGTTCCCTCATTTGAATATACAAGTCGATGGTGGTTTGGGTAAGGAAACCATTCCCAAGGCCGCCAAAGCTGGTGCCAACGTCATTGTTGCTGGTACCAGTGTTTTCTCGGCAGCTGACCCACATGATGTTATCTCATTcatgaaagaagaagtctCGAAGGAATTGCGTTCTAGAAATTTACTAGATTAG
- the ALB1 gene encoding Alb1p (Shuttling pre-60S factor~similar to YJL122W), producing the protein MAALVDELSAEETSTAKTVMPSKNSINRPKLTSNLHHKVHSLNKKRAQRERAGLLKPARSSVNSKSGEIKSVALDLYFENKKNESQGSTAVTLPCASSSPASITTRTLSKKRAKKIERNLKYAAQRKLLVDASAKLEDEMDIDLDGSKKVKENEKKSSLTLVKEALWSVIDDTASHGLIIENGQGTTLGGPFFP; encoded by the coding sequence ATGGCGGCACTAGTCGATGAGCTGTCCGCCGAAGAGACTAGCACAGCCAAAACCGTAATGCCTTCTAAAAACTCCATCAACAGACCTAAGCTGACTTCAAATTTGCACCACAAGGTGCACtcgttaaataaaaaaagagccCAAAGAGAAAGGGCAGGTCTCTTGAAACCAGCTAGATCTAGCGTAAATTCCAAATCTGGGGAAATAAAATCAGTAGCGTTGGACCTATACTTcgaaaacaagaagaacgAAAGCCAAGGTTCCACTGCTGTGACATTACCATGTGCGTCATCTTCTCCAGCTTCCATCACTACAAGGACACtctcaaagaaaagagctAAGAAGATTGagagaaatttgaaatatgcTGCACAGAGAAAGTTGTTGGTTGATGCAAGCGCTAAGCTAGAAGACGAAATGGACATTGACCTAGATGGCTCTAAGAAAGTGAAAGAgaatgaaaagaagagtTCTTTGACTTTGGTTAAGGAAGCTTTGTGGAGTGTCATTGACGACACTGCATCCCACGGATTGATTATCGAAAATGGTCAAGGTACCACTTTGGGCGGTCCATTCTTCCCATGA
- a CDS encoding uncharacterized protein (similar to YJL118W), which yields MASCFSVALLAQVAVVEPIRVQLWLNVVNCMIESSMYQCPPRDRHFFSSSRPILLIRRSVSTVYRFVASRTTQVFRAAKTVVKWFIIVDPLINSILINYLIDRLCTFGHAILRVKKRKTEERQPCSPIIQHAHVKRRKRPRLKIVAIKRKRRRRRQHRIERPPTNMYPIMEIQMVAVPLALPSSTALVHYQQRQQQLPQHHPWYDLSLSEEALSTCCCS from the coding sequence ATGGCTTCATGTTTTTCAGTTGCATTGTTGGCACAAGTAGCAGTCGTCGAGCCCATCAGAGTGCAACTTTGGTTAAATGTCGTGAATTGTATGATTGAATCATCCATGTACCAATGTCCTCCACGGGATCgccactttttttcttcatcacgACCCATTTTGTTGATCCGACGTTCTGTATCAACTGTATACAGATTCGTTGCTTCTCGCACCACACAGGTTTTTCGTGCGGCCAAAACTGTTGTTAAGTGGTTCATTATTGTCGACCCACTGATAAATTCTATACTAATCAATTATCTCATTGATAGGCTTTGTACTTTTGGGCATGCTATATTGCGAGTGAAAAAGCGTAAGACCGAGGAGAGACAACCATGTTCCCCCATAATACAACACGCACACGTCAAGAGGCGCAAACGTCCTCGTCTGAAGATCGTGGCCATCAAGAGAAAGCGGAGGCGTCGAAGACAGCATCGCATCGAGCGTCCACCAACAAATATGTACCCAATAATGGAAATCCAGATGGTGGCTGTTCCACTTGCTCTTCCCAGTTCAACTGCGCTGGTGCACTATCAGCAGCGGCAACAGCAGCTACCGCAACATCATCCTTGGTACGACCTCTCCCTTTCTGAAGAAGCCCTCTCGACCTGCTGTTGTAGTTGA
- the CCT7 gene encoding chaperonin-containing T-complex subunit CCT7 (Subunit of the cytosolic chaperonin Cct ring complex~similar to YJL111W): MNFGSQTPTIVVLKEGTDASQGRGQIISNINACVAVQEALKPTLGPLGSDILIVTSNQKTTISNDGATILKLLDVVHPAAKTLVDISRAQDAEVGDGTTSVTILAGELMKEAKPFLEEGISSHLIMKGYRKAVSLAVEKINELAVDITSEKSSGRELLERCARTAMSSKLIHKNADFFVKMCVDAVLSLDRNDLDDKLIGIKKIPGGAMEESLFINGVAFKKTFSYAGFEQQPKKFTNPKILSLNVELELKAEKDNAEVRVEHVEDYQAIVDAEWQLIFEKLRQVEKTGANIVLSKLPIGDLATQFFADRDIFCAGRVSADDMNRVIQAVGGSIQSTTSDIKPEHLGTCALFEEMQIGSERYNLFQGCPQAKTCTLLLRGGAEQVIAEVERSLHDAIMIVKRALQNKLIVAGGGATEMEVSKCLRDYSKTIAGKQQLIINAFAKALEVIPRQLCENAGFDAIEILNKLRLAHSKGEKWYGVDFESENIGDNFAKFVWEPALVKINALNSATEATNLILSVDETITNKGSESANAGMMPPQGAGRGRGMPM; the protein is encoded by the coding sequence atgaattttgGAAGTCAAACACCTACAATTGTGGTTCTAAAAGAGGGAACAGACGCATCCCAAGGTAGAGGTCAAATCATCTCTAATATCAATGCCTGTGTTGCGGTCCAAGAGGCACTAAAACCGACTTTAGGTCCCTTAGGTTCTGATATTCTAATTGTGAcatcaaatcaaaaaactACTATTTCTAATGATGGTGCCACAATCTTAAAGTTATTAGATGTGGTACATCCCGCTGCCAAAACTTTAGTGGATATTTCTAGGGCTCAGGATGCCGAGGTTGGTGACGGTACAACCAGTGTAACTATTTTAGCTGGTGAATTGATGAAAGAGGCCAAGCcctttttggaagaaggtATTTCATCTCATTTAATTATGAAGGGCTACAGAAAGGCCGTTTCTTTGGCTGTGGAGAAGATAAACGAATTAGCTGTGGATATTACTTCCGAGAAAAGCAGTGGCAGAGAATTACTCGAGCGTTGTGCTAGAACTGCAATGTCGTCGAAACTGATTCATAAAAATGCAGATTTCTTTGTTAAAATGTGTGTCGATGCTGTACTATCCCTTGACAGGAACGATTTAGATGACAAATTAATAGGTATTAAGAAAATTCCAGGTGGAGCTATGGAAGAATCtcttttcatcaatggTGTTGCCTTTAAGAAGACATTTTCGTACGCTGGATTTGAACAACAACccaaaaaatttaccaaCCCTAAAATTTTGAGTTTAAATGTAGAACTGGAGCTGAAAGCAGAGAAGGATAATGCTGAAGTACGTGTAGAACATGTTGAAGATTACCAAGCAATTGTAGATGCAGAATGGCaattaatttttgaaaagctaAGACAAGTGGAAAAAACAGGCGCAAATATTGTACTATCAAAGTTACCCATCGGCGATTTGGCCactcaattttttgctgaTAGAGATATCTTCTGTGCAGGTAGAGTGAGCGCGGACGATATGAATCGTGTCATCCAAGCTGTCGGTGGTTCTATACAGTCTACTACTTCAGATATAAAACCAGAGCATCTTGGTACCTGTGCTTTATTTGAGGAAATGCAAATTGGGTCGGAACGCTACAATTTATTCCAAGGTTGCCCACAAGCTAAAACATGTACACTGTTATTAAGAGGGGGTGCTGAGCAAGTTATTGCCGAGGTTGAAAGATCGTTGCACGATGCAATCATGATAGTTAAGAGAGCGTTACAAAATAAACTAATTGTTGCAGGTGGTGGTGCTACAGAAATGGAAGTATCTAAATGTTTAAGAGACTATTCAAAAACTATAGCTGGTAAGCAACAACTGATAATTAATGCTTTTGCTAAGGCTTTGGAAGTTATTCCAAGGCAACTATGTGAAAATGCCGGGTTTGATGCGATAGAAATATTGAACAAGCTAAGATTAGCCCACAGCAAGGGTGAAAAATGGTATGGTGTTGATTTTGAATCAGAAAATATTGGCGACAACTTTGCCAAATTCGTATGGGAACCTGCTTTGGTAAAAATCAATGCTTTGAACAGTGCCACAGAGGCTACTAACTTGATTTTATCTGTTGATGAGACAATCACTAATAAAGGTAGTGAAAGTGCCAATGCTGGTATGATGCCTCCCCAAGGGGCTGGAAGAGGGAGAGGTATGCCAATGTaa
- the MDV1 gene encoding Mdv1p (Peripheral protein of cytosolic face of mitochondrial outer membrane~similar to YJL112W): MSVNDQITHIGKTLSTTASALLNYQKSNSNTQDVLTNSGPYKNLLSKTINNTSSASYFQKRNEHSPFIENGSNTFEDIYSKTRRGDVFKNKFTDNKTCFRMLTYISDDLLNEIPTKEGLKSNADGKLLTEGGEDENLRKNASKRDSSLFQGFKSYLPIAELAIENTERLNYDTNGTDGAKNVVSKTSEREEMHTKLPDFQDSFLIPPGVETKKISSSYSPSALKNFSQTLVNSLEFLNIQKNSTLSEVRDIEVEIEDLRQKKEKLLGKVANIEQNQLLLEDNLKQIDDRLDFLEEYGLEVIEASSDENAEDDNIGGQKTPTNGAKRNANGATKSISSETSNLTSRRRQPLRDDNSLNKLGAFYNKYKKRHRKSFPTFQQLYEPGTKIGSIMSTHDDSLTCLDFDAPFGTLCTAGYLDHTVKIWDLSKQNKIGELAGHLATINCMQIDRDYGTLVTGGRDAALKLWNLNLAQQLYQETQNLTSPTNHIDSPCVYTFEAHTDEVTALSLDPSFLVSGSQDRTIRQWDLRSGKCMQTIDLSFANVLTTATNVDLSKSTLLTQRSERPSIGALQSFDAALATGTKDGIVRLWDLRSGKVIRTLKGHTDAITSLKFDSACLVTGSYDRTVRVWDLRTGLLSKFHAYSAPVLSLDLFQENAAVVVANETGVQIYDSNKDESWPCLEQGNETSVTAVKYKENYMVEGRENGDVHIWAV; encoded by the coding sequence ATGTCAGTGAACGACCAAATAACTCATATAGGAAAAACTTTGTCCACAACGGCGTCCGCTTTACTAAACTACCAAAAATCGAACAGCAACACCCAAGATGTGCTAACCAATAGTGGGCCttataaaaatttgttaTCCAAGACCATCAATAATACAAGCTCGGCTTCATACTTTCAGAAGAGGAATGAACATAGTCCCTTCATAGAAAATGGATCTAATACTTTTGAAGATATTTATTCAAAGACAAGAAGGGGCGAtgtattcaaaaacaaGTTCACAGACAACAAAACATGCTTCAGAATGCTCACGTACATAAGTGATGAtcttttgaatgaaattccAACTAAAGAAGGTCTCAAGAGTAATGCAGACGGTAAGCTTCTAACAGAAGGGGGCGAAGATGAAAATCTTAGGAAAAATGCATCCAAAAGAGACTCATCCTTGTTTCAGGGCTTTAAAAGCTACCTGCCAATAGCGGAGCTTGCCATTGAGAACACCGAAAGATTAAACTATGACACAAATGGTACAGATGGTGCAAAAAACGTTGTGTCTAAGACAAGTGAACGAGAAGAAATGCACACAAAGCTTCCTGATTTCCAAGATTCATTCCTCATACCGCCTGGAGTggaaactaaaaaaataagttCCTCTTATTCCCCTAGtgcattgaaaaatttttctcaaaCTCTTGTAAATAGTTTAGAGTTTTTAAATATTCAGAAAAATTCTACGTTATCCGAAGTAAGAGACattgaagttgaaattgaGGATCTcaggcaaaaaaaagagaaactgCTTGGTAAAGTTGCCAACATAGAACAAAATCAATTATTACTGGAAGACAACCTCAAGCAGATTGACGATAGGTTGGACTTCTTGGAAGAGTACGGGTTGGAGGTGATCGAAGCTAGTAGCGACGAAAATGCGGAAGATGATAATATAGGTGGGCAAAAGACCCCTACTAATGGTGCTAAAAGAAACGCGAATGGCGCTACAAAAAGTATATCATCAGAAACTTCCAACCTAACCTCAAGGAGAAGACAACCACTTCGAGACGATAATTCATTGAATAAACTGGGTGCTTTTTATAACAAGTACAAAAAAAGGCACAGAAAAAGCTTCCCAACGTTCCAACAGCTTTATGAACCAGGAACAAAAATTGGCTCTATAATGTCAACTCACGATGATTCCCTCACTTGCTTAGATTTTGATGCGCCCTTTGGCACCTTGTGTACAGCTGGATATCTCGATCACACGGTAAAAATTTGGGATTTATCCaagcaaaacaaaattgGTGAACTAGCAGGGCACCTTGCTACGATTAATTGTATGCAAATCGATCGTGATTACGGAACTCTCGTTACAGGTGGTAGAGATGCAGCTTTGAAATTAtggaatttgaatttagcTCAACAGCTTTACCAGGAAACACAAAATCTTACCTCTCCAACAAATCATATTGATTCTCCATGTGTTTATACATTTGAGGCACATACCGATGAGGTTACTGCATTATCATTGGATCCTAGTTTCTTGGTAAGTGGTTCACAGGATAGGACAATTAGGCAATGGGACTTACGTTCTGGGAAATGTATGCAAACCATTGACTTGAGTTTTGCAAATGTCTTAACAACAGCCACTAATGTCGATTTATCAAAGAGCACGCTTCTTACTCAAAGAAGTGAGAGACCTAGTATAGGTGCACTACAAAGTTTTGATGCAGCTCTAGCGACGGGTACAAAAGATGGTATTGTAAGGTTGTGGGATTTAAGATCCGGTAAAGTGATTCGTACTTTGAAAGGACATACAGATGCCATAACGTCATTGAAATTCGACTCCGCGTGCTTAGTCACCGGTTCATACGACAGAACAGTCAGGGTCTGGGATTTAAGGACCGGATTGTTGAGTAAGTTTCATGCGTACAGTGCACCGGTTCTATCGTTAGATCTCTTCCAGGAGAACGCTGCAGTCGTTGTCGCAAACGAAACGGGTGTCCAGATATACGATAGCAACAAGGATGAAAGTTGGCCTTGCCTCGAACAAGGTAACGAGACTAGCGTTACTGCCGTTAAGTACAAAGAGAATTACATGGTTGAGGGTCGTGAGAATGGAGACGTACATATTTGGGCGGTATAA
- the PHO86 gene encoding Pho86p (Endoplasmic reticulum (ER) resident protein~similar to YJL117W): MAVQQRNKNAGRKSDKNAPSVPQVDASLDKPLDVDAPPTIYSVSLKPEYGTAALNLSADFIRQEQALANKYLFFHPVILVVLTIGLLIYLTPRIVFPIRNTGSIAGWFYQLARINKKDVLTGLVFTAIGASFLFTLLSRVSDSYFKSKISQLVGSKGEKVFGINLNDLVAKHETEDPVVKNTHIIVYRETPIALISLAPNLTLTNDDNLVMSVTTVGCRRVYVKSGIIEDLIDWAMLHSKNIRNNGKYGETMKLLIDVYSFDSTLREILKKKGFTYIKSIRVSENRLLGGLFGVKKELWGLQFHFKTERKD; encoded by the coding sequence ATGGCAGTTCAACAAAGAAATAAGAATGCCGGCAGAAAGTCCGATAAAAATGCCCCATCAGTTCCACAGGTAGATGCATCATTAGATAAACCGCTTGATGTTGATGCTCCTCCTACCATCTACAGTGTTAGTTTGAAGCCAGAATATGGCACAGCTGCATTAAATTTGTCCGCCGATTTTATCAGACAAGAACAGGCGTTGGCCAATAAGTATTTGTTCTTCCATCCCGTCATCCTTGTTGTCCTAACCATTGGGCTGCTTATTTACTTGACTCCAAGGATTGTCTTTCCGATAAGGAACACAGGGTCTATCGCCGGGTGGTTCTACCAGCTGGCTCGTATTAATAAGAAAGACGTCCTCACTGGCTTAGTGTTCACTGCAATCGGtgcttctttcttgttcacCCTACTTTCTCGTGTATCCGACTCATATTTCAAGTCCAAGATCAGCCAACTTGTTGGCTCTAAGGGTGAGAAAGTTTTTGGTATCAACTTGAACGATTTGGTGGCGAAACACGAAACGGAAGATCCAGTAGTGAAGAACACACATATCATAGTTTATAGGGAAACACCCATTGCATTGATTTCGTTGGCCCCCAACTTGACTCTAACTAACGATGATAACTTAGTCATGAGTGTTACTACTGTGGGTTGTCGTCGTGTATATGTAAAAAGTGGCATTATCGAAGATTTGATTGACTGGGCTATGTTAcattccaaaaatattaGAAATAACGGCAAATACGGAGAGACTATGAAGCTTTTGATTGATGTCTACTCTTTCGATAGCACGCTTAGGGAAatcctgaagaaaaaagggtTCACTTATATTAAAAGCATTAGAGTCTCTGAAAACCGATTACTAGGCGGTTTGTTCGGTGTCAAGAAGGAATTGTGGGGTCTGCAATTCCACTTCAAAACCGAACGCAAGGACTAG
- the MTC1 gene encoding DUF5427 domain-containing protein MTC1 (similar to YJL123C) encodes MSDNKNSEAEDVFEFLDSLPEAKNGEKMDNADANGSQEDLKGGSNSATGKTGNDGKKGDDDIFEFLEELEKSNLSLTDKKMVEKKTLNESANKEAQDKELGESKENKKPGQDVYTKEKDLKQQEKEEEEEEEEEEAPLHDPIASISNWWSSSGSAKVTSIWNKTAEQASQIKNRLAQEQLDLSSKINANTITEIARNLQKIVVGETEEVLRIHLVHDLVNYPSLQYNIESKFDQVLSSQVEGGIRIFVDEWGHPNNNGITPMEKKPSVVDGEVGNSKKKLQFNLFDGKVTDGEKLAFANLENAVKLFNTAHEEYQKQQKEADVAQDDDRSSISSNGNKISDLFISILPIAIPQKQQDVDDDFQITDSNTPGNFNFTLVLKDITNDITTITRSQGFPVKWVNWLEGSVEKAGSTAGEEGKKSGDDKKQKESGDEDDDDEIIDPSEWVKEWIEDGLSLSFGVMAQNYVIDRMGL; translated from the coding sequence ATGTCTGACAATAAGAATTCTGAGGCTGAAGAcgtatttgaatttttagaTTCTTTGCCAGAAGCTAAGAATGGCGAAAAAATGGACAATGCTGACGCAAATGGTAGCCAAGAAGACCTTAAGGGAGGTTCTAATTCTGCGACGGGGAAGACCGGAAATGACGGAAAGAAAGGTGACGACGatatctttgaatttttagaaGAGTTGGAGAAAAGTAACTTGAGTCTAACTGACAAGAAAAtggttgaaaaaaagaccCTCAATGAATCAGCTAATAAGGAAGCGCAAGACAAAGAGCTAGGagaatcaaaagaaaacaaaaagccCGGACAGGATGTTTatacaaaggaaaaggatttAAAGcagcaagaaaaagaagaggaagaagaagaagaagaagaagaggccCCGTTGCATGACCCAATTGCTTCTATTTCGAACTGGTGGTCCTCTTCTGGATCTGCGAAGGTAACGAGTATTTGGAATAAAACTGCAGAGCAAGCTTCTCAGATCAAGAACCGACTTGCCCAAGAACAGCTTGATTTGTCTTCAAAGATAAACGCGAACACGATTACCGAAATAGCTAGAAACTTACAGAAAATCGTTGTTGGTGAAACTGAAGAGGTACTGCGAATTCATTTAGTGCATGATTTGGTTAACTACCCATCACTACAATATAACATTGAAAGCAAGTTTGATCAAGTTTTAAGCTCACAAGTTGAAGGAGGGATCAGAATATTTGTTGATGAATGGGGTCATCCTAACAATAACGGAATCACGCCtatggaaaaaaagccTTCAGTTGTAGACGGTGAGGTAGGAAactctaaaaaaaaattgcagtTCAATTTATTCGATGGCAAGGTAACAGACGGCGAAAAACTGGCATTTGCGAACTTGGAAAATGCTGTCAAGCTTTTCAATACCGCACATGAAGAGTACCAGAAACAACAGAAGGAGGCTGATGTTGCCCAAGATGATGATAGGAGTTCTATTAGCAGTAACGGCAATAAAATCAGTGATTTGTTCATATCTATCTTACCAATTGCTATTCCacaaaaacaacaagatGTCGACGATGACTTTCAAATAACCGACTCCAATACACCAGGCAATTTTAATTTCACCCTTGTATTGAAGGACATAACTAACGACATCACTACCATAACAAGATCACAAGGTTTCCCAGTCAAATGGGTCAATTGGCTAGAGGGGTCCGTGGAGAAAGCAGGATCGACAGCCGGTGAggagggaaaaaaatccgGCGACgacaagaaacaaaaggaaagcggagacgaagatgatgacgatgagATCATTGATCCTAGTGAGTGGGTAAAGGAATGGATTGAAGATGGACTAAGCTTATCATTTGGGGTCATGGCCCAAAATTACGTCATTGATCGTATGGGTCTTTGA